One part of the Nomascus leucogenys isolate Asia unplaced genomic scaffold, Asia_NLE_v1 Super-Scaffold_3019, whole genome shotgun sequence genome encodes these proteins:
- the HK3 gene encoding hexokinase-3, translated as MREPCEDLSFPLLVSGHLVSEENRWQLQQELRREESDQLLCIPGGHPPLWKLMDSTGSSGLWQGEEALSCPEEGLPGPSDSSGLFLLHVSLNVAATIRHTDDFSAKLMPEACSEPCLRSDSGGWATVPAQPGLALRPAVISSLTSYPSLMTLLCRPPSALLAPSRTSAAQRIPFGFGGLHRDTKFPMVLDPQLSTTGLILCSPSHDLRLKKDRPGQGGEVEWAWAPLACMAAGSTCCNANVAEEWAGQGRPLPWLELGSLASPAVLLPRCWPVSPQVQECLQQFKVTRAQLQQIQASLLGSMEQALRGQASPAPAVRMLPTYVGSTPHGTEQGDFVVLELGATGASLRVLWVTLTGIEGHRVEPRSQEFVIPQEVMLGAGQQLFDFAAHCLSEFLDAQPMNKQGLQLGFSFSFPCHQTGLDRSTLISWTKGFRCSGVEGQDVVQLLRDAIRRQGAYNIDVVAVVNDTVGTMMGCEPGVRPCEVGLVVDTGTNACYMEEARHVAVLDEDRGRVCVSVEWGSFSDDGALGPVLTTFDHTLDHESLNPGAQRFEKMIGGLYLGELVRLVLAHLARRGVLFGGCTSPALLSQGSILLEHVAEMEDPSAGAARVHAILQDLGLSPGASDVELVQHVCAAVCTRAAQLCAAALAAVLSCLQHSQEQQTLQVAVATGGRVCERHPRFCSVLQGTVMLLAPECDVSFIPSADGGGRGVAMVTAVAARLAAHRRLLQETLAPFRLNHDQLAAVQAQMQKAMAKGLRGEASSLRMLPTFVRATPDGSERGDFLALDLGGTNFRVLLVRVTTGVQITSQIYSIPESVAQGSGQQLFDHIVDCIVDFQQKQGLSGQSLPLGFTFSFPCRQLGLDKGILLNWTKGFNASDCVGQDVVSLLREAIMRRRAVELNVVAIVNDTVGTMMSCGYEDPRCEIGLIVGTGTNACYMEELRNVAGVPGDSGRMCINMEWGAFGDDGSLAMLSTCFDASVDQASINPGKQRFEKMISGMYLGEIVRHILLHLTSLGVLFRGQQTQRLQTRDIFKTKFLSQIESDSLALRQVRAILEDLGLPLTSDDTLMVLEVCQAVSRRAAQLCGAGVAAVVEKIRENRGLEELAVSVGVDGTLYKLHPHFSSLVAATVRELAPRCAVTFLQSEDGSGKGAALVTAVACRLAQLTRV; from the exons GTGGCCACCCTCCACTGTGGAAGCTCATGGACTCCACTGGGTCTTCAGGGTTGTGGCAGGGGGAAGAAGCCCTGAGTTGCCCTGAGGAGGGCTTGCCCGGGCCCTCAGACAGCTCAGGGCTG TTCCTCCTGCATGTCTCCCTCAACGTAGCCGCTACAATCAGGCACACAGACGATTTTAGTGCCAAACTCATGCCTGAGGCTTGCTCAGAA CCGTGCCTCAGGAGTGACAGCGGTGGCTGGGCCACAGTGCCTGCCCAGCCAGGACTGGCTCTAAGGCCTGCCGTCATCTCCTCCCTCACTTCTTACCCCTCCCTGATGACACTCCTGTGCAGGCCCCCATCTGCCCTGCTGGCTCCATCACGTACATCTGCAGCTCAAAGAATTCCCTTCGGCTTTGGGGGACTTCACAGGGACACCAAATTTCCCATGGTCCTGGACCCCCAACTCAGCACCACAGGCCTTATCCTGTGCTCCCCTTCCCATGACCTTAGGTTGAAAAAAG ATAGGCCTGGTCAGGGGGGCGAGGTAGAGTGGGCATGGGCACCCCTAGCATGCATGGCTGCTGGAAGCACGTGCTGTAACGCAAACGT AGCCGAGGagtgggctgggcagggcaggcctCTGCCTTGGTTGGAGTTGGGGAGTCTGGCCAGCCCAGCAGTGCTCCTTCCCAGATGTTGGCCTGTTTCTCCCCAGGTGCAGGAGTGCCTGCAGCAGTTCAAGGTGACAAGGGCACAGCTACAGCAGATCCAAGCCAGCCTCTTGGGTTCCATGGAGCAGGCTCTGAGGGGACAGGCCAGCCCGGCCCCTGCAGTCCGGATGCTGCCTACATACGTGGGGTCCACCCCACATGGCACTG AGCAAGGAGACTTCGTGGTGCTGGAGCTGGGGGCCACAGGGGCCTCACTGCGTGTTTTGTGGGTGACTCTAACTGGCATTGAGGGGCATAGGGTGGAGCCCAGAAGCCAGGAGTTTGTGATCCCCCAAGAGGTGATGCTGGGTGCTGGCCAGCAG CTCTTTGACTTTGCTGCCCACTGCCTGTCTGAGTTTCTGGATGCGCAGCCTATGAACAAACAGGGTCTGCAGCTTGGCTTCAGCTTCTCTTTCCCTTGCCACCAGACGGGCTTGGACAGG AGCACCCTCATTTCCTGGACCAAAGGTTTTAGGTGCAGTGGTGTGGAAGGCCAGGATGTGGTCCAGCTGCTGAGAGACGCCATTCGGAGGCAGGGG GCCTACAACATCGACGTGGTTGCTGTGGTGAATGACACAGTGGGCACCATGATGGGCTGTGAGCCGGGGGTCAGGCCGTGTGAGGTTGGGCTAGTTGTAG ACACGGGCACCAATGCGTGTTACATGGAGGAGGCACGGCACGTGGCAGTGCTGGACGAAGACCGGGGCCGCGTCTGCGTCAGCGTGGAGTGGGGCTCCTTCAGCGATGATGGGGCGCTGGGACCAGTGCTGACCACCTTCGACCACACCCTGGACCATGAGTCCCTGAATCCTGGTGCTCAGAG GTTTGAGAAGATGATCGGAGGCCTGTATCTGGGTGAGCTGGTGCGGCTGGTGCTGGCTCACTTGGCCCGGCGTGGGGTCCTCTTTGGTGGCTGCACCTCCCCTGCCCTGCTGAGCCAAGGCAGCATCCTCCTAGAACACGTGGCTGAGATGGAGGA ccCCTCTGCTGGGGCAGCCCGTGTCCATGCTATCCTGCAGGACTTGGGCCTGAGCCCTGGGGCTTCGGATGTTGAGCTTGTGCAGCACGTGTGTGCGGCCGTGTGCACGCGGGCTGCCCAGCTCTGTGCTGCCGCCCTGGCCGCTGTTCTCTCCTGCCTCCAGCACAGCCAGGAGCAACAAACACTCCAGGTCGCTGTGGCCACCGGAGGCCGAGTGTGTGAGCGGCACCCCAG ATTCTGCAGCGTCCTGCAGGGGACAGTGATGCTCCTGGCCCCGGAATGCGATGTCTCCTTCATCCCCTCTGCGGATGGTGGTGGCCGAGGAGTGGCGATGGTGACCGCCGTGGCTGCCCGTCTGGCTGCCCACCGTCGCCTGCTGCAGGAGACCCTGGCCCCGTTCCGGTTGAACCACGATCAACTGGCAGCAGTTCAGGCACAGATGCAGAAGGCCATGGCCAAGGGGCTCCGAGGGGAGGCCTCCTCCCTTCGCATGCTGCCCACTTTCGTCCGGGCCACGCCTGATGGCAGCG AGCGAGGGGATTTCCTGGCCCTGGACCTCGGGGGCACGAACTTCCGTGTCCTCCTGGTACGTGTGACCACAGGTGTGCAGATCACCAGCCAGATCTACTCCATTCCTGAGAGTGTGGCCCAGGGCTCTGGGCAGCAG CTCTTTGACCACATCGTGGACTGCATCGTGGACTTCCAGCAGAAGCAGGGCCTGAGTGGGCAGAGCCTCCCACTGGGTTTTACCTTCTCCTTCCCATGTAGGCAGCTTGGCCTGGACAAG GGCATCCTCCTGAACTGGACCAAGGGTTTCAACGCATCAGACTGCGTGGGCCAAGATGTCGTGAGTCTGTTGCGGGAAGCCATCATGCGCAGACGG GCAGTGGAGCTGAATGTGGTTGCCATTGTCAATGACACGGTGGGGACCATGATGTCCTGTGGCTATGAGGACCCCCGTTGCGAGATAGGCCTCATTGTCG GAACCGGCACCAATGCCTGCTACATGGAGGAGCTGCGGAATGTGGCGGGCGTGCCTGGGGACTCAGGACGCATGTGCATCAACATGGAGTGGGGCGCCTTTGGGGATGATGGCTCTCTGGCCATGCTCAGCACCTGCTTTGATGCAAGTGTGGACCAGGCGTCCATCAACCCCGGCAAGCAGAg GTTTGAAAAGATGATCAGCGGCATGTACCTGGGGGAGATCGTCCGCCACATCCTTTTACATTTAACCAGCCTTGGCGTTCTCTTCCGGGGCCAGCAGACCCAGCGCCTTCAGACCAGGGACATCTTCAAGACCAAGTTCCTCTCTCAGATCGAAAG TGACAGCCTGGCCCTGCGGCAGGTCCGAGCCATCCTAGAGGATCTGGGGCTACCCCTGACCTCAGACGACACCCTGATGGTGCTAGAGGTGTGCCAGGCCGTGTCCCGGCGGGCTGCCCAGCTCTGTGGGGCGGGTGTAGCTGCCGTGGTGGAGAAGATCCGGGAGAACCGGGGCCTGGAAGAGCTGGCAGTGTCTGTGGGGGTGGATGGAACGCTCTATAAGCTGCACCCGCA CTTCTCCAGCCTGGTGGCGGCCACGGTGCGGGAGCTGGCCCCTCGCTGTGCGGTCACATTCCTGCAGTCAGAGGATGGGTCCGGCAAAGGTGCAGCCCTGGTCACCGCTGTTGCCTGCCGCCTCGCGCAGCTGACTCGTGTCTGA